The following are encoded together in the Bradyrhizobium genosp. L genome:
- a CDS encoding LysR family transcriptional regulator, with the protein MSFRTLDLNLLKVFEALMTEGSVTRAANALKMTQPAVSNALARLRDALGDPLFVRSGTGIRPTQRAVALWDPIGDALERVRGALDEDVFDSRRAQTEFSLSMSDYVAALVMPRLLNRFAEIAPHARIRTLPNTIVGIADQLEDNRVDCVLSVYVNEAQHAALIRSRSLWTVDYACFMRRGHPLADKTRLSVRSFLGAGHVDVSLAGRTAATYDQFLASRGLSRNLVAIVNHYGAAYEIVRQSDLIGVLPRDLRGQSRHAPFLHAVPLPLEAPPRIVSLFWHQRNDTVPAQRWLRETLVELFARME; encoded by the coding sequence ATGTCGTTCCGCACCCTCGACCTCAATCTGCTGAAAGTCTTCGAGGCGCTGATGACCGAAGGCAGCGTCACCCGCGCCGCGAACGCGCTGAAGATGACGCAGCCCGCGGTGAGCAACGCGCTGGCGCGGTTGCGCGATGCACTCGGCGATCCCCTGTTCGTACGCTCCGGCACCGGCATCCGCCCGACCCAGCGCGCCGTGGCGTTGTGGGACCCGATCGGCGACGCGCTGGAACGCGTGCGCGGCGCGCTCGACGAGGACGTCTTCGATTCACGCCGGGCGCAAACCGAGTTCAGCCTGTCGATGTCGGATTACGTCGCCGCGCTGGTGATGCCGCGGCTGTTGAACCGGTTCGCCGAGATCGCGCCGCATGCGCGCATCCGCACCCTGCCGAATACCATCGTCGGCATCGCCGACCAGCTCGAGGACAACCGGGTCGATTGCGTGCTCTCGGTCTACGTCAACGAGGCCCAGCACGCGGCGCTGATCCGTTCGCGCTCGCTGTGGACCGTCGACTATGCCTGCTTCATGCGGCGGGGCCACCCGCTGGCCGACAAGACACGGCTCAGCGTCCGCAGCTTCCTCGGCGCCGGGCATGTCGATGTCAGCCTGGCCGGACGGACCGCGGCGACCTACGACCAGTTCCTCGCCTCGCGCGGGCTGTCGCGGAACCTGGTCGCGATCGTCAATCATTACGGCGCGGCCTACGAGATCGTGCGCCAGTCCGACCTGATCGGCGTGCTGCCGCGCGACCTCCGCGGCCAGTCCCGCCACGCGCCATTCCTGCATGCAGTTCCGCTGCCGCTTGAGGCGCCGCCGCGAATCGTCAGCCTGTTCTGGCACCAGCGCAACGACACCGTGCCGGCGCAACGCTGGCTGCGCGAGACACTGGTGGAGTTGTTTGCGAGGATGGAGTGA
- a CDS encoding YkgJ family cysteine cluster protein, whose translation MDLHFACNSCGKCCHGHHISLTLHEALRWVDDGGLLIILIEAFLDNGYGVPPVQRNHAQSRSLKVRCGDAHAHVAITFAAYNVGTCRFLTSDHRCGIYDHRPLVCRIYPVEINPHIQLRPEYKDCSPETWDVTGPLVYRNGRVVDGPLADLIERSRQADRDEIGCKADICRELGIDVTALKGDGFAVYLPDSSLLRDTIDSVMRSRSAARPREQEWSFYSTRAEVVSQLTAMDAAVKDMPGSAAFVAI comes from the coding sequence ATGGATCTCCATTTTGCGTGCAACAGCTGCGGCAAGTGCTGCCACGGACATCACATTTCACTGACCCTGCACGAGGCCTTGCGTTGGGTCGACGACGGCGGCCTGTTGATCATCCTGATCGAAGCCTTCCTGGACAACGGCTACGGCGTTCCTCCGGTCCAGCGTAACCACGCGCAGAGCCGATCGCTGAAAGTGCGGTGTGGCGACGCCCATGCCCACGTTGCCATCACGTTCGCTGCGTACAATGTCGGAACCTGTCGCTTCCTCACCAGCGACCACCGTTGCGGGATCTATGATCATCGCCCGCTCGTGTGTCGGATCTATCCGGTCGAGATCAACCCGCATATTCAACTCCGTCCGGAGTACAAGGACTGCTCTCCCGAAACCTGGGACGTGACCGGTCCGCTGGTTTACCGCAACGGCCGCGTGGTCGACGGGCCACTTGCCGACTTGATCGAGCGATCGCGTCAAGCCGATCGCGACGAGATCGGATGCAAGGCCGATATCTGCCGGGAGCTCGGCATCGATGTCACAGCGCTGAAGGGCGATGGATTCGCGGTCTATCTTCCCGACAGCAGTCTGTTGCGCGACACGATCGACTCCGTCATGAGGTCGAGGTCCGCCGCTCGGCCAAGAGAGCAGGAATGGTCGTTCTATTCCACCCGCGCCGAGGTCGTTTCACAACTGACAGCGATGGATGCCGCGGTGAAGGACATGCCGGGGAGTGCGGCGTTCGTCGCCATCTAG
- a CDS encoding ATP-binding protein, whose translation MTVAIEMGQTTAGAPAAIDLEELLATRLLVQGNSGSGKSHLLRRLLEQSARWVQQTIIDPEGDFVTLAERFGHLVIDAEDHTERSLQAAGERVRIHRVSTVLNLEGLDAENQMRRAAAFLGGMFEVARDHWYPMLVVVDEAQLFAPAIAGEVSDEARKLSLGAMTNLMCRGRKRGLAGIIATQRLAKLAKNVAAEASNFLMGRTFLDIDMARAADLLGMERRQAEAFRDLERGQFMALGPALSRRPLGLRIGPTDTQPRNAAPRLLPLPEAALEDARAIILAAPPPETNRPQRRPAPDLLNQLMAARQAAPAIESEPEEQPLSAEQLAERRERLDRILRAILAEPDAGFRAIGVLYQEFVVRCRIEGLGAVVPELGEFRRMLTRARAGLGADMAEDDAWQDVLLRAAILPDDMQGVFMMIARAAKEGWPCPGDAAIARAYGTHSLRRARHLLTYIEDQGLIVCQLDGTGRRTVTLVELAWATAAGDPNADDRTAETACSSAPL comes from the coding sequence ATGACGGTCGCGATCGAGATGGGGCAGACGACGGCCGGCGCCCCGGCGGCCATCGACCTTGAGGAGCTGTTGGCCACGCGCCTGCTGGTGCAGGGCAATTCGGGCTCCGGTAAATCCCATTTGCTGCGCCGGCTGTTGGAACAGAGCGCCCGCTGGGTGCAGCAGACCATCATCGATCCCGAAGGCGACTTCGTGACGCTGGCCGAACGGTTCGGCCATCTCGTAATCGACGCCGAGGACCATACCGAACGCAGCCTGCAGGCCGCCGGCGAGCGCGTGCGCATCCACCGTGTTTCCACGGTGCTCAATCTCGAGGGGCTCGACGCCGAGAACCAGATGCGCCGCGCCGCGGCTTTCCTCGGCGGCATGTTCGAGGTGGCGCGCGACCACTGGTATCCGATGCTGGTGGTGGTGGACGAGGCGCAGCTGTTCGCGCCGGCGATCGCCGGCGAGGTGTCCGACGAGGCGCGCAAGCTGTCGCTCGGCGCGATGACCAACTTGATGTGCCGCGGCCGCAAGCGCGGGCTGGCCGGAATCATCGCGACCCAACGGCTGGCGAAGCTCGCCAAGAATGTCGCGGCAGAGGCCTCCAATTTCCTGATGGGCCGGACCTTCCTCGACATCGACATGGCGCGCGCCGCCGATCTGCTCGGCATGGAGCGGCGGCAGGCGGAAGCCTTCCGCGACCTCGAGCGCGGGCAATTCATGGCGCTGGGCCCCGCCCTCTCCCGCCGCCCGCTCGGCTTGCGCATCGGTCCGACCGATACCCAGCCGCGCAACGCAGCGCCGCGATTGCTGCCGCTGCCCGAGGCCGCATTGGAGGACGCACGCGCCATCATCCTCGCAGCCCCGCCGCCCGAGACGAACCGGCCGCAGCGCCGGCCGGCGCCGGATCTGCTCAACCAGCTGATGGCGGCAAGGCAAGCGGCACCGGCGATCGAATCCGAGCCCGAAGAGCAGCCGCTCAGCGCCGAGCAATTGGCGGAGCGGCGCGAGCGGCTGGATCGCATCCTGCGCGCGATCCTGGCGGAGCCCGACGCCGGCTTCCGCGCCATCGGCGTGCTCTATCAGGAATTCGTGGTGCGCTGCCGGATCGAGGGCCTCGGCGCCGTGGTGCCGGAGCTCGGAGAATTCCGCCGCATGCTGACGCGCGCCCGTGCCGGGCTCGGCGCCGACATGGCCGAGGATGATGCGTGGCAGGACGTGCTGCTGCGTGCCGCGATCCTGCCCGACGACATGCAGGGCGTCTTCATGATGATTGCGCGAGCCGCCAAGGAAGGCTGGCCCTGCCCCGGCGATGCGGCGATCGCCCGCGCCTACGGCACGCACTCGCTGCGCCGTGCACGGCATCTTTTGACCTATATCGAGGATCAGGGTCTGATCGTCTGCCAGCTCGATGGGACCGGACGGCGCACCGTGACGCTGGTCGAACTGGCCTGGGCCACGGCAGCCGGCGATCCGAATGCCGACGACCGGACGGCGGAGACGGCCTGCTCCAGCGCGCCTCTCTGA
- a CDS encoding DUF302 domain-containing protein, producing the protein MSADGLITLRSAFGPQETMNRLEAEVKAKGMTVFAHVDHAAGAGAVGLPLRPTDLLIFGAAKGGTPLMQAAQTIGIDLPLKALVWQDEAGTTFLSYNDPAYLTGRHGIEPSGNPVVAAMTGALKAIAAKATAP; encoded by the coding sequence ATGTCAGCAGATGGATTGATCACTCTCCGCAGCGCCTTCGGCCCGCAGGAGACGATGAACCGGCTCGAGGCGGAGGTGAAGGCCAAGGGCATGACGGTGTTCGCACATGTCGATCATGCCGCCGGCGCCGGCGCCGTCGGGCTGCCGCTGCGGCCGACCGATCTCTTGATCTTCGGCGCGGCCAAGGGCGGCACGCCGCTGATGCAAGCGGCGCAGACCATCGGCATCGACCTGCCGCTGAAGGCGCTGGTCTGGCAGGACGAGGCCGGTACGACGTTCCTGTCCTACAACGATCCGGCCTATCTCACCGGCCGGCACGGCATCGAGCCGTCGGGCAATCCCGTGGTCGCAGCGATGACCGGCGCGCTGAAGGCGATCGCGGCGAAGGCGACGGCGCCGTAA
- a CDS encoding phage tail sheath family protein, producing MAAKVSDPGVFIQEIPSGVHAITGVATSVTAFIGRALRGPDNEPIAVSSYGDFERIFGGLWTGSTLGYAVRDFFQNGGTQAIVVRLYNDDVSADARPANSTLNVGNLHLEAADKGAWGANLRASTDTDVSADVAAQMDLASQDLFNLTVTEVDASENVVVREDFRNLTIKDGPQRVDKVLQAQSQLVRWRGPWPPDPLPVIAAADDDVTKAERQLAAANAAIPPVQEDIDNARQALATATTAIEASDGVLLTLKDSFSPAEAQAAKHGLYALDKTDLFNLLCIPPYTATDDVETGLVSIAASYCEQRRAMLLVDSPSDWIDVTIAQAKFTSTADDFVGTRSRNAALFFPRLRILDPLHNNQVEDFAPSGAVAGVFARNDAATGVWKAPAGMDATLNGVSQLTTVITDAENAQLNQLGINCLRSFPAAGCVVWGARTLRGADQLADDYKYIPVRRTALFIEESLYRGLRWVAFEPNDERLWAQIRLNVGAFMQTLFRQGAFMGTSPNDAYFVKCDNTVTTQDDIDRGMVNVLVGFAPLKPAEFVVISIRQMAGQTAVR from the coding sequence ATGGCCGCTAAGGTCAGCGATCCCGGAGTTTTCATTCAGGAAATTCCGAGCGGCGTTCATGCGATAACGGGCGTCGCGACGTCGGTGACCGCATTCATCGGCCGCGCGCTCCGTGGTCCGGACAACGAACCCATTGCGGTCAGCAGCTACGGCGACTTTGAGCGGATTTTCGGCGGCCTCTGGACGGGGAGCACGCTTGGATACGCAGTCCGCGATTTTTTCCAGAACGGCGGAACTCAGGCGATCGTTGTGCGGCTTTACAACGATGATGTGAGTGCCGACGCCAGGCCTGCCAACAGCACGCTGAATGTCGGCAATCTCCATCTCGAAGCCGCAGACAAGGGGGCTTGGGGCGCAAACCTGCGGGCAAGTACGGACACTGATGTTTCCGCCGACGTTGCTGCGCAGATGGACCTCGCGTCGCAGGACCTGTTCAACTTGACCGTGACGGAGGTGGATGCGTCGGAGAACGTCGTCGTGCGCGAGGATTTTCGAAATCTCACGATCAAGGATGGTCCGCAACGCGTCGACAAGGTCTTGCAGGCGCAGTCGCAACTGGTGCGCTGGCGTGGACCTTGGCCTCCCGACCCGTTGCCCGTGATCGCTGCCGCCGATGATGACGTCACCAAGGCCGAAAGGCAGTTGGCCGCAGCGAATGCAGCCATCCCTCCGGTGCAGGAGGATATCGACAACGCCCGGCAGGCGCTCGCCACGGCTACGACAGCGATCGAGGCCTCGGATGGCGTTCTGCTGACGCTGAAGGATAGCTTCAGCCCGGCTGAAGCGCAGGCCGCCAAGCATGGTCTCTACGCGCTCGACAAAACCGATCTGTTCAATTTGCTGTGCATTCCGCCATACACGGCGACCGACGATGTCGAAACCGGCCTGGTCTCGATCGCCGCAAGCTATTGCGAGCAGCGGCGCGCGATGTTGCTGGTCGATTCCCCCAGTGACTGGATCGACGTGACGATCGCGCAGGCGAAGTTCACGTCGACGGCCGACGATTTCGTCGGCACCCGGAGCAGGAATGCCGCGTTGTTCTTTCCACGGCTCAGGATACTCGACCCGCTGCACAACAATCAGGTCGAGGACTTTGCGCCGAGCGGCGCGGTCGCCGGCGTGTTCGCGCGGAACGATGCGGCAACGGGAGTCTGGAAAGCGCCCGCCGGAATGGATGCCACGCTCAACGGCGTTTCCCAATTGACGACGGTCATCACCGATGCCGAGAATGCTCAGCTGAATCAGCTCGGCATCAATTGCTTGCGTTCCTTTCCTGCCGCGGGGTGCGTGGTGTGGGGCGCCCGGACGCTGCGTGGCGCCGATCAACTCGCCGACGACTACAAGTATATTCCCGTCCGGCGCACCGCGCTGTTCATCGAGGAAAGCCTCTATCGAGGTCTGCGGTGGGTCGCGTTCGAACCCAACGACGAGCGGCTATGGGCTCAGATACGGCTCAACGTCGGCGCCTTCATGCAGACTCTGTTTCGGCAGGGGGCCTTCATGGGCACGTCGCCAAATGATGCATACTTCGTCAAATGCGATAACACGGTCACCACGCAGGATGACATCGACCGAGGCATGGTGAATGTGCTGGTCGGATTTGCACCGCTCAAGCCGGCCGAGTTCGTCGTCATCAGCATTCGGCAGATGGCCGGCCAGACGGCTGTCCGCTGA